A stretch of the Haloarcula ordinaria genome encodes the following:
- a CDS encoding CbiX/SirB N-terminal domain-containing protein has protein sequence MAPALVIAAHGSHLNAESSTPTYTHADTIRATGAFAEVRESFWKEEPSFREALRTVDADEVYLVPLFISEGYFTEQVIPREFRLEDWEPDLWDSDGTSATHATLTAEDTGQTVHYCGPAGTHDAMSDVIVQRAESVTGDPGVGEGFGLAVVGHGTERNENSAKAIEYHAGRIRERGRFDEVQALFMDEDPEVDNVTEYFGSDDIVVVPLFVADGFHTQEDIPEDMGLTDDYRLGYDVPTTVDGHDIWYAGAVGTEPLMADVVLERAADAGADVAAAIEQVRERTSGANPAAGD, from the coding sequence ATGGCACCCGCGCTCGTCATCGCTGCCCACGGCTCGCATCTGAACGCCGAGTCGAGCACGCCGACCTACACCCACGCGGACACCATCCGCGCGACAGGCGCGTTCGCGGAGGTCCGCGAGTCGTTCTGGAAGGAGGAACCGTCGTTCCGCGAGGCCCTGCGGACCGTCGACGCCGACGAGGTGTACCTGGTCCCCCTGTTCATCTCGGAGGGCTACTTCACCGAGCAGGTCATCCCCCGGGAGTTCCGCCTGGAGGACTGGGAGCCCGACCTGTGGGACTCCGACGGGACGAGCGCCACGCACGCGACGCTCACCGCCGAGGACACCGGGCAGACGGTCCACTACTGCGGCCCGGCGGGGACCCACGACGCGATGAGCGACGTCATCGTCCAGCGCGCCGAGTCGGTCACCGGCGACCCCGGCGTGGGCGAGGGGTTCGGGCTCGCCGTGGTCGGCCACGGCACCGAGCGCAACGAGAACTCCGCGAAGGCCATCGAGTACCACGCCGGCCGCATCCGCGAGCGAGGCCGCTTCGACGAGGTGCAGGCCCTGTTCATGGACGAGGACCCCGAGGTCGACAACGTCACTGAGTACTTCGGGAGCGACGACATCGTCGTCGTCCCCCTGTTCGTCGCTGACGGCTTCCACACGCAGGAGGACATCCCCGAGGACATGGGTCTCACCGACGACTACCGCCTCGGCTACGACGTCCCGACGACCGTCGACGGTCACGACATCTGGTACGCGGGCGCGGTGGGCACCGAACCGCTGATGGCCGACGTCGTCCTCGAACGGGCCGCAGACGCCGGTGCCGACGTTGCGGCGGCCATCGAACAGGTACGCGAGCGGACTAGCGGCGCGAATCCGGCCGCGGGCGACTGA
- a CDS encoding DUF7524 family protein, whose amino-acid sequence MTDALPVHVNRQALHDLEVPTAFEATGSFDVRLVNHGESLHVHLHIDDALSGVATLEASNHYVNAETERRVRIEVDDDADLPVRGSLKVVTGYGAQTRYIDVELQEPGPSEGPVLVDESLSKPRPKSDEGTGSLLPEDQSVPVLALGGVALVFAVLAVTVFDNVGLMLGSLAVVGAALLALYVRGSE is encoded by the coding sequence GTGACAGACGCCCTACCCGTGCACGTCAACCGGCAGGCGCTCCACGACCTGGAGGTCCCGACGGCGTTCGAGGCGACCGGGAGTTTCGACGTCCGGCTCGTCAACCACGGCGAATCGCTCCACGTCCACCTCCACATCGACGACGCGCTCTCAGGGGTGGCGACGCTGGAGGCGTCGAACCACTACGTCAACGCCGAGACCGAGCGCCGAGTCCGAATCGAGGTCGACGACGACGCCGACCTGCCGGTCCGGGGGTCGCTGAAGGTGGTCACGGGATACGGGGCTCAGACCCGGTACATCGACGTCGAACTCCAGGAACCGGGCCCGTCAGAGGGGCCGGTGCTGGTCGACGAGTCCCTCTCGAAACCCAGGCCGAAGTCCGACGAGGGGACGGGGTCGCTGCTCCCGGAGGACCAGTCGGTCCCCGTCCTCGCACTCGGGGGGGTGGCGCTGGTCTTCGCCGTCCTCGCCGTCACCGTCTTCGACAACGTCGGCCTCATGCTCGGGTCGCTGGCCGTCGTCGGTGCCGCGCTGCTCGCGCTGTACGTCCGCGGGTCCGAGTAG
- a CDS encoding DR2241 family protein produces the protein MHGDHVDALVTTAPDGIAFDDLAVEREGDRYAFETPEEAHGSLSEEDLRAVAADSAYVRNWYFWHADAPQKADRWAFLRWLEDAEETPLETRLEGLADGIVSEWGQLQVTATVGDGGERRYHVRHVDDTRKAADALTGHEDPRAARDIAKHDDRGRYRPLKSAPTLRTGWRFGGLAATELVETVETFYPAAVTNWHREREGELDVTHWHETVERQTGIYGVVKTWDRGEGYEHVNWVAEACCADSQCLKRREWQYDDETPLDVDGGDGTFPCREPCSVVVAAARQWTKLESEDEQTYEFELTPSEKEQLEGIVDAVADGRAADIREADIYEGANRYRARFLRAKRFDEDGNLSGVPTDRDDE, from the coding sequence ATGCACGGCGACCACGTGGACGCGCTGGTGACGACCGCGCCGGACGGCATCGCCTTCGACGACCTCGCCGTCGAGCGCGAGGGGGACCGCTACGCGTTCGAGACGCCCGAGGAGGCCCATGGCTCGTTGAGCGAGGAGGACCTGCGCGCCGTGGCCGCCGACTCGGCGTACGTCCGGAACTGGTACTTCTGGCACGCCGACGCGCCACAGAAGGCCGACCGCTGGGCCTTCCTCCGCTGGCTCGAGGACGCCGAGGAGACACCCCTCGAGACGCGCCTCGAGGGCCTGGCCGACGGTATCGTCTCGGAGTGGGGCCAGCTACAGGTCACCGCGACGGTCGGCGACGGGGGCGAACGGCGCTACCACGTCCGCCACGTCGACGACACGCGCAAGGCGGCCGACGCCCTGACCGGCCACGAGGACCCACGAGCGGCACGCGACATCGCGAAGCACGACGACCGGGGACGATACCGCCCGCTGAAGTCGGCCCCGACGCTCCGGACCGGCTGGCGCTTCGGCGGGCTCGCCGCGACAGAACTGGTCGAGACCGTCGAGACGTTCTACCCCGCCGCGGTCACCAACTGGCACCGCGAGCGCGAGGGCGAGCTCGACGTCACCCACTGGCACGAGACCGTCGAGCGTCAGACCGGCATCTACGGCGTCGTCAAGACCTGGGACCGAGGCGAGGGGTACGAACACGTCAACTGGGTCGCCGAGGCCTGCTGTGCGGACTCCCAGTGTCTCAAACGCCGTGAGTGGCAGTACGACGACGAGACGCCTCTCGACGTCGACGGCGGCGACGGCACCTTCCCGTGTCGGGAGCCCTGCTCGGTGGTCGTCGCGGCCGCCCGGCAGTGGACGAAACTCGAGAGCGAGGACGAACAGACCTACGAGTTCGAGCTCACACCCAGCGAGAAAGAGCAGCTGGAAGGTATCGTCGACGCCGTCGCCGACGGTCGGGCCGCAGACATCCGGGAGGCCGACATCTACGAGGGCGCGAACCGCTACCGGGCGCGGTTCCTCCGTGCGAAACGGTTCGACGAGGACGGCAACCTGAGCGGCGTCCCGACCGACAGGGACGACGAGTGA
- a CDS encoding methytransferase partner Trm112, producing MKEDLMDIICCPLDKHDLELTVEEREDEEILTGELVCTECGEAFPIEDGIPNLLPPDMRDEAPA from the coding sequence ATGAAAGAGGACCTGATGGACATCATCTGCTGTCCGCTGGACAAACACGACCTCGAGCTCACCGTCGAGGAGCGCGAGGACGAAGAGATACTCACCGGCGAGCTCGTCTGTACCGAGTGTGGCGAGGCGTTCCCGATCGAGGATGGCATCCCCAACCTCCTCCCGCCCGACATGCGCGACGAAGCGCCCGCCTGA
- a CDS encoding DUF7523 family protein yields the protein MSLASETRDAVRARPFLYDALRAGVVNYTAAARELDVDGEVDAVATALRRFAEELAEYDPPEADARVSMESGLGPTDGDDPLLVVGDTRLGRGEGALTAVVATGTVSGRALADVLGRLAAAGIDVEAAAVGGETLAVVVERRDGPDALRIVEAAVGR from the coding sequence ATGTCACTCGCGAGCGAAACGCGCGACGCCGTCCGGGCGCGCCCCTTCCTCTACGACGCGCTCCGGGCGGGCGTCGTCAACTACACCGCCGCCGCCAGGGAACTCGACGTCGACGGCGAAGTCGACGCCGTCGCGACGGCGCTGCGACGGTTCGCCGAGGAGCTGGCCGAGTACGACCCGCCCGAGGCCGACGCGCGGGTGTCGATGGAGAGCGGGCTCGGTCCGACTGACGGCGACGACCCCCTGCTCGTCGTCGGTGACACGCGCCTCGGACGTGGTGAGGGGGCGTTGACCGCGGTCGTCGCTACGGGGACCGTCTCGGGGCGGGCGCTGGCGGACGTGCTCGGCCGACTCGCGGCCGCAGGCATCGACGTCGAAGCGGCGGCGGTCGGGGGCGAGACGCTCGCCGTCGTCGTCGAGCGGCGCGACGGCCCGGACGCCCTCCGAATCGTCGAGGCCGCTGTGGGCCGCT